In the genome of Kineosporia corallincola, one region contains:
- a CDS encoding acyl-CoA dehydrogenase family protein, with amino-acid sequence MPGTATPPTGAVIDGVRPLTQAIDLAEALENWLGDPGLANNAISFGQSLELEERDEMPQEGIDRLRAFGFHRYFVPARLGGALRTADELLMLTRAVSRRDMNVMIAESTQLWTMLPWIAGDPAQQERYAAQVLAGGVIPCLAYSEKAHGADLGANEFRATPDAGEYVLNGEKWPINRGDTSTHVVLLGTTGDENTPDKRRESLFYVERSQLEAGTVRGLDRVPTYGLRGCDISGIAFENARVDASSRLGAEGAGLELALKGLLVTRTFCTGLSLGAGDAMLRTVADFLSRRRLYDGPASEIPYVSESLANSYVSLLVAECESLVSMRGMHLYLDEFSLWANLAKVQVARLVDANSAVLARVLGARYYMRAPEHAGIFQKQLRDGAIVSVFDGSEPVCLDSIALQLAALARAGRKARHDDWAQLYDLRRPLEEFDPARVTIFGKGRDAVLASLPALVQALDEVSPSPELPAERLGLLREQAAGLYEELQALFARIDGSRPLIAKQAAQPSGSAKTTAPQLMRLAGEVASLHTKVAALGTWLHNRDHLGDFFAAAEWLTVALARPLVHQYQVGDLDPATSWNLFSRMEEQRADGAYFSVLEVHQSAPGTPQGA; translated from the coding sequence ATGCCAGGTACTGCCACGCCCCCGACCGGGGCGGTCATCGACGGGGTCAGGCCGTTGACCCAGGCGATCGACCTGGCCGAAGCCCTCGAGAACTGGCTCGGTGACCCGGGCCTGGCGAACAACGCGATCTCGTTCGGGCAGAGCCTTGAGCTGGAGGAACGCGACGAGATGCCGCAGGAGGGCATCGACCGGCTGCGGGCCTTCGGCTTCCACCGTTACTTCGTGCCCGCCCGCCTGGGCGGTGCCCTGCGCACCGCCGACGAGCTGCTGATGCTGACCCGGGCCGTCTCCCGCCGGGACATGAACGTCATGATCGCCGAGAGCACCCAGCTCTGGACGATGCTGCCCTGGATCGCCGGGGACCCCGCCCAGCAGGAGCGTTACGCCGCGCAGGTCCTGGCCGGCGGCGTCATCCCGTGTCTGGCCTACTCCGAGAAGGCACACGGCGCCGACCTGGGGGCGAACGAGTTCCGCGCCACCCCCGACGCCGGGGAATACGTCCTGAACGGCGAGAAGTGGCCGATCAACCGGGGCGACACCTCCACCCACGTGGTGCTGCTCGGCACCACCGGCGACGAGAACACCCCCGACAAGCGCCGCGAGTCACTGTTCTACGTGGAGCGCTCGCAGCTGGAGGCCGGCACGGTGCGCGGGCTCGACCGGGTGCCCACCTACGGCCTGCGCGGCTGCGACATCAGCGGGATCGCCTTCGAGAACGCCCGGGTGGACGCCTCTTCCCGGCTCGGCGCCGAGGGTGCGGGTCTGGAGCTCGCCCTCAAGGGTCTGCTGGTCACCCGCACCTTCTGCACCGGGCTGTCGCTCGGCGCCGGTGACGCGATGCTCCGCACGGTGGCCGACTTCCTCTCCCGGCGCCGGCTCTACGACGGACCTGCCAGCGAGATCCCCTACGTGTCGGAATCTTTGGCCAACTCATACGTCAGCTTGCTGGTCGCCGAGTGCGAGAGCCTGGTGTCGATGCGCGGGATGCACCTGTATCTCGACGAGTTCAGCCTGTGGGCGAACCTGGCCAAGGTCCAGGTGGCCCGGCTCGTCGACGCCAACAGCGCGGTGCTGGCCCGGGTGCTCGGCGCGCGGTACTACATGCGGGCCCCCGAGCACGCCGGCATCTTCCAGAAGCAGCTGCGTGACGGCGCGATCGTGTCGGTGTTCGACGGCAGCGAGCCGGTCTGCCTCGACAGCATCGCGCTCCAGCTGGCCGCCCTGGCCCGCGCCGGGCGCAAGGCCCGCCACGACGACTGGGCGCAGCTGTACGACCTGCGCCGTCCGCTGGAGGAGTTCGACCCGGCCCGGGTCACCATCTTCGGCAAGGGCCGCGACGCGGTGCTGGCCAGCCTGCCCGCGCTGGTCCAGGCCCTCGACGAGGTGAGCCCCTCGCCGGAGCTGCCGGCCGAGCGGCTCGGCCTGCTGCGTGAGCAGGCCGCCGGGCTGTACGAGGAGCTCCAGGCCCTGTTCGCCCGCATCGACGGCTCGCGGCCGTTGATCGCGAAACAGGCCGCGCAGCCGTCCGGCTCGGCCAAGACCACGGCCCCGCAGCTGATGCGCCTGGCCGGCGAGGTGGCCTCCCTGCACACCAAGGTCGCGGCGCTGGGCACCTGGCTGCACAACCGCGACCACCTCGGCGACTTCTTCGCGGCCGCGGAGTGGCTGACCGTCGCCCTGGCCCGGCCGCTGGTGCACCAGTACCAGGTCGGCGACCTGGACCCGGCCACCTCCTGGAACCTGTTCTCCCGCATGGAGGAACAGCGCGCGGACGGCGCCTACTTCTCGGTGCTCGAGGTTCACCAGAGCGCGCCGGGCACGCCGCAGGGCGCCTGA
- a CDS encoding AfsR/SARP family transcriptional regulator, producing MQQPSGAGPAVPFPTTAAAGSDDDSENAHPVEVLLLNQVAVVTPDGVVPAGPPRRGTVLAVLALAAGSVVPQHTLVDALWDAELPGNAAANLQTYVWGLRKILGAVHLERVGDGYRLDLPRAACDALRAEDALGDARAVLRNGRREQRLATAGSLHALLEHWNGRALPGIPGSWGDQTRERLDRLRTELVGVWAELLLSAGQPEQVVRPLRQATAAAPLDEDLGVLLVRALRDLGRHQDALEEYERIRSALETELSVPPGPALRSLHRELRAAGHRPSRSTSSPAQLPPLPDGFVGRSAEVAELVARLDPDRGPGPAIVVLDGPGGIGKSALGLRVAHAVAADYPDGQLFAGLRAHHPGHELQPADVLQGFVQALGVRPEQVPAGEEQLSALLRSLLAARRVLIVLDDVPSAQVARQILPGSPHCAVLITSRARLQGLVLAEGAHRHAVRPLPAGESLELLRRHLGPAAVDADPRSALLLAELCEHWPLALRIVGELAIAHDVQSSLRAITAEIQAIGDDWMEGLRLDDDDTTAMSEVLSWSLTRLPDDECRRLYRLLGSCPTVTVDVNIVAALLDVSRARAGQLILTLASRHLLEPVAGRPGWYVVHDLIRMHARVQSRAIESPQVRDAAVLRVLEWYAACVAAARACLQLPASPLTGVLAAPGDAGERLGLTSRETATEWFAASRDNLLATVRTAGELTHPSAWQITIGMAGYLMEHHDPRAHALTHETAIEVSRSLGRPGVSTPLLNNLSFLHERLGNADTAIEMARQSVEAAFENAEPGLIAHTCGRLAWLALNAGLLGEAAQAAQRGLAVADPEDWRTYGLHLPLVGVLFRQGRPDEGWQHAQRTLELARRSELGWPVFHATSEVARNLLDHRPHDSLEMLAPVLSGSVDLPPLHVATARVTQAMAALRTGDHELAEFAARTAMTVFEETGTRRSDDASRAAEVLAELGAGAPVTGT from the coding sequence ATGCAGCAGCCATCCGGCGCCGGCCCGGCCGTCCCGTTCCCCACAACCGCCGCTGCCGGCAGCGATGACGACAGTGAAAACGCCCACCCGGTAGAGGTTCTGCTGCTGAACCAGGTGGCGGTCGTCACCCCCGACGGCGTCGTCCCCGCCGGTCCGCCCCGGCGCGGCACGGTGCTGGCCGTGCTCGCCCTGGCCGCTGGTTCCGTCGTCCCCCAGCACACCCTGGTCGACGCCCTCTGGGACGCCGAGCTGCCCGGCAACGCGGCCGCGAACCTCCAGACCTATGTGTGGGGTCTGCGCAAGATCCTGGGAGCCGTCCACCTCGAACGGGTCGGCGACGGCTACCGTCTCGATCTGCCCCGGGCGGCATGCGACGCCCTGCGCGCCGAGGACGCCCTCGGCGACGCCCGCGCGGTGCTGCGCAACGGCCGCCGCGAGCAACGACTCGCCACCGCCGGATCGCTGCACGCCCTGCTCGAACACTGGAACGGCCGGGCGCTGCCGGGCATCCCCGGCAGCTGGGGCGACCAGACCCGCGAGCGCCTGGACCGGTTGCGCACCGAGCTGGTCGGGGTGTGGGCCGAGCTGCTGCTGTCGGCCGGGCAGCCCGAGCAGGTGGTCCGGCCACTGCGGCAGGCCACCGCCGCGGCACCGCTCGACGAGGACCTCGGCGTCCTGCTGGTGCGGGCCCTGCGTGATCTGGGCCGGCACCAGGACGCGCTGGAGGAGTACGAGCGGATCCGCTCCGCGCTGGAGACCGAGCTGTCCGTTCCTCCCGGCCCGGCTCTGCGGTCGCTGCACCGGGAGCTGCGGGCGGCGGGGCACCGGCCGTCGCGATCCACCTCGTCCCCGGCCCAGTTGCCGCCCCTGCCGGATGGTTTCGTCGGCCGGTCGGCGGAGGTTGCCGAGCTGGTCGCCCGGCTGGACCCGGACCGTGGCCCCGGCCCGGCGATCGTCGTCCTGGACGGGCCGGGCGGGATCGGCAAGTCCGCGCTGGGCCTGCGGGTGGCTCACGCCGTGGCCGCCGACTACCCCGACGGGCAGCTCTTCGCCGGCCTGCGCGCCCACCATCCGGGGCACGAGCTCCAGCCGGCCGACGTGCTCCAGGGTTTCGTGCAGGCTCTGGGAGTCCGGCCCGAGCAGGTCCCGGCCGGTGAGGAGCAGCTCTCGGCGCTGCTGCGCTCGCTGCTGGCGGCCCGGCGGGTGCTGATCGTGCTCGACGACGTTCCCTCCGCCCAGGTGGCGCGGCAGATCCTGCCCGGGTCCCCGCACTGCGCCGTCCTCATCACCTCCCGGGCTCGGCTCCAGGGGCTGGTGCTCGCCGAGGGCGCGCACCGGCACGCGGTGCGCCCGCTGCCGGCCGGTGAGTCGCTCGAGCTGCTGCGCCGGCATCTCGGGCCGGCCGCCGTCGACGCCGACCCGCGGTCCGCGCTGCTGCTGGCGGAGCTGTGCGAACACTGGCCCCTGGCGCTGCGGATCGTGGGTGAGCTGGCGATCGCCCACGACGTCCAGTCCTCGTTGCGGGCGATCACCGCGGAGATCCAGGCGATCGGCGACGACTGGATGGAGGGCCTGCGTCTGGACGACGACGACACCACGGCCATGTCCGAGGTGCTGTCCTGGTCGCTGACGCGTCTTCCGGACGACGAGTGCCGCCGGCTCTACCGGCTCCTGGGCTCGTGCCCCACGGTGACGGTCGACGTGAACATCGTGGCCGCGCTGCTCGACGTGTCCCGGGCGCGGGCCGGTCAGCTGATCCTCACCCTGGCCTCCCGGCATCTGCTCGAGCCGGTCGCCGGCCGGCCCGGCTGGTACGTGGTGCACGACCTGATCCGCATGCACGCCCGGGTCCAGAGCCGGGCGATCGAGTCGCCGCAGGTGCGCGACGCGGCCGTGCTGCGGGTGCTGGAGTGGTACGCGGCCTGCGTGGCCGCGGCCCGGGCCTGCCTGCAACTGCCCGCCTCACCGCTGACCGGTGTGCTGGCCGCGCCCGGCGACGCCGGTGAACGGCTGGGCCTGACCTCGCGGGAGACCGCCACCGAGTGGTTCGCGGCCAGCCGCGACAATCTGCTGGCCACGGTGCGCACGGCCGGGGAGCTGACCCACCCGAGCGCCTGGCAGATCACCATCGGCATGGCCGGCTACCTGATGGAGCACCACGACCCCCGGGCGCACGCCCTCACCCACGAGACGGCCATCGAGGTCTCGCGCAGCCTGGGCCGTCCCGGCGTGTCCACCCCGCTGCTGAACAATCTCTCGTTCCTGCACGAACGGCTGGGCAACGCCGACACGGCGATCGAGATGGCGCGCCAGAGTGTGGAGGCCGCGTTCGAGAACGCCGAGCCGGGGCTGATCGCCCACACCTGCGGCCGGCTCGCCTGGCTGGCGCTGAACGCGGGTCTGCTGGGCGAGGCCGCGCAGGCCGCGCAACGGGGTCTGGCGGTGGCCGACCCGGAGGACTGGCGCACCTACGGCCTGCATCTTCCGCTGGTGGGTGTGCTGTTCCGGCAGGGCCGCCCGGACGAGGGGTGGCAGCACGCGCAGCGCACGCTGGAGCTGGCGCGGCGCAGCGAGCTGGGCTGGCCGGTGTTCCACGCCACCTCGGAGGTGGCCCGCAACCTGCTCGACCACCGTCCGCACGACAGTCTGGAGATGCTGGCGCCGGTGCTGTCCGGGTCGGTGGACCTGCCTCCGCTGCACGTGGCCACGGCCCGGGTGACCCAGGCGATGGCGGCGCTGCGCACCGGCGACCACGAGCTGGCGGAGTTCGCCGCACGCACCGCCATGACGGTGTTCGAGGAGACCGGAACCCGCCGTTCCGACGACGCGTCGCGGGCCGCCGAGGTGCTGGCGGAACTGGGCGCCGGCGCACCGGTTACCGGGACGTGA
- a CDS encoding sigma factor-like helix-turn-helix DNA-binding protein, translated as MPPKPADDLSGPGGEVLAEAGAAVLAYALGLSGDWHSAQDLVQEALLRLCQNPAANRWERSGRLLRSVVHNLAVDQSRRRAARPDELLMGLVRDGDVPLAPGPDPSDGVTDSLAVQQLLACLHPHQAGVVRRLYVDGLTMSEVAAELRIPVGTVKSRNHQALALMRRSVVRG; from the coding sequence ATGCCGCCGAAGCCCGCGGACGACCTCTCGGGGCCGGGCGGTGAGGTGCTCGCGGAGGCCGGCGCAGCGGTGCTGGCCTATGCGCTGGGCCTGAGTGGGGACTGGCACTCGGCCCAGGACCTGGTGCAGGAGGCGCTGCTGCGGCTGTGCCAGAACCCCGCCGCGAACCGGTGGGAACGCTCGGGTCGCCTGCTGCGGTCGGTGGTGCACAACCTGGCCGTGGACCAGTCGCGCCGACGCGCCGCCCGGCCGGACGAACTGCTGATGGGGCTGGTCCGGGACGGGGACGTGCCGCTGGCCCCGGGACCTGACCCCTCCGACGGGGTCACCGACAGTCTCGCCGTGCAGCAGCTGCTGGCCTGTCTGCATCCGCACCAGGCCGGGGTGGTGCGCCGGCTCTACGTGGACGGGCTGACGATGAGCGAGGTCGCCGCGGAACTGCGCATTCCGGTGGGCACGGTGAAGTCGCGCAACCACCAGGCGCTGGCGCTCATGCGCCGTTCGGTGGTGCGCGGCTGA
- a CDS encoding WXG100 family type VII secretion target — MAEIDVNGMVQAASSIHDVVESISTEENAVRESISNLLVTWTGQSATTFARAMEEFYAQCDAIEAMLSDLSLTVFNSAKKYAEANDSANQQASLFVSAPIRPEPLLPNFG; from the coding sequence ATGGCAGAGATCGACGTGAACGGCATGGTCCAGGCCGCCAGTTCCATTCACGACGTGGTCGAGAGCATCTCGACCGAGGAGAACGCGGTGCGCGAATCCATCTCGAACCTGCTGGTCACCTGGACCGGGCAGAGCGCCACCACATTCGCCAGGGCGATGGAGGAGTTCTACGCCCAGTGCGACGCCATCGAGGCGATGCTGTCCGACCTGTCCCTGACCGTCTTCAACTCGGCGAAGAAGTACGCGGAGGCCAACGACAGCGCGAACCAGCAGGCCTCGCTCTTCGTCAGCGCACCGATCCGGCCGGAGCCGCTGCTCCCCAACTTCGGCTGA
- a CDS encoding WXG100 family type VII secretion target — MPELTYSVNFSSMDLTVDAAKQRAQNIENLLQEMNSNAQKSLAGWTGDAQAAYAETFQRCLQAAAAMPQTLEQARVTLSSISENYQSTETFVTTAFRPK; from the coding sequence ATGCCTGAACTGACCTATTCCGTCAACTTCTCGTCGATGGACCTCACCGTGGACGCCGCGAAGCAGCGGGCGCAGAACATCGAGAACCTGCTCCAGGAGATGAACAGCAACGCGCAGAAGAGCCTCGCCGGCTGGACCGGTGACGCCCAGGCGGCGTATGCGGAGACCTTTCAGCGGTGTCTCCAGGCAGCCGCCGCGATGCCGCAGACGCTCGAACAGGCCCGGGTCACCCTGTCGTCGATCTCGGAGAACTACCAGTCCACCGAGACGTTCGTGACCACCGCCTTCCGGCCGAAGTGA
- a CDS encoding WXG100 family type VII secretion target, translating into MSDEEDSPDWLETSDAGWLVDPSKITATDDNWGALDWKEIKAAIAGGSMLTTQEMKDRANGISDPDSLRSAAENFQRVALGLEAIATNLAEWSNALAGEDGPWQGAAATAFVGSMTQLSAHIQAHSDRVSGGDAKLNQMPDALYNRGNDLEWAKDAVADIDHYYAHWAQSMGLEAMDNGLVPISKFPKAVEQMSQDMRKVAVQLSDGYVVTVNKFQPIDTSSTTSTDYTGSTPETVDTTPEDVDTTPDDVDTTPDDYGTNPDDYDTTPGDYDTTPQDYGTDTGDAATTTDYGAATPAGYDAATADNYDTAAADDYSSATPDGYGTSADDYSSLADDGTIGTDDTPAAYDSSSASGSDYGDYSSSVPDATSTDSPTTSDLSDLSSATPVSYGATPGPSSSSSGSRKDEDETSDPWSGLDEETPSGYDAGDLDDGTGVGSGSGGLDSSDLSTAAPSGLDVGDLDSAGGGSGTDGLDTSGLSSATPDYDSADSAGSAGQGSGLGSSGMPMMPGSGAGGSDSSSTDPSDASGLLSESADPWAATDVPSGDEGLGGDVASATPANWATPANWATPANWATPANWATDPGTQDAGAAGDSRSSGDSSGDSSGLGSPGMPMMPGSAAGGSDSSSTDPSDASGLLSESADPWAATEQGTGTEGLDGMTAAAAPAHWAKAPDEAEQAVAETSPFAVQGLSGGGAPAVPLLPAGAARDRERTADQSDASALLESGTIEWGADVGIAPVEADPGPEVRREPEPVRAGIGGPVASPASPADDLDDVWSGLGVGGAVDLGGVGGVGDGGGVGGLGGVEGAGGTAGAGDLDGVGGVDPAPGVREATGGRLGDSFPVPFPVPPVAPLPVSSRPDSGPSDSGPPASGLRASGLPASGLPGGAAHQDEVQPDDWFALLDEPDDEVPQPDRPAAPGVPDFVVSQADTAGEVPIVGLVPARNVPPAQEEPQAAGPLGEPLWAAQDLEDDVAEDFSRWGMGDAGLLSAFLSGDDPTPQRVAMGTTAREPELVATVFQVGRSSAGVVRIVEKQRLSCGDGPLNEPDEPPADEVDEETGEDVRKTTAADLLSGDDSDWGTGR; encoded by the coding sequence ATGAGTGACGAAGAGGACTCCCCGGACTGGCTCGAGACGTCCGACGCCGGCTGGCTCGTCGACCCGAGCAAGATCACGGCGACCGACGACAACTGGGGTGCGCTGGACTGGAAGGAGATCAAGGCCGCCATCGCCGGTGGCTCGATGCTCACCACCCAGGAGATGAAGGACCGGGCCAACGGCATCTCCGATCCCGACTCCCTCAGGAGCGCCGCCGAGAACTTCCAGCGGGTGGCCCTCGGGCTGGAGGCGATCGCCACCAACCTGGCCGAGTGGAGCAACGCCCTCGCGGGTGAGGACGGGCCCTGGCAGGGCGCGGCAGCCACCGCCTTCGTCGGCTCGATGACTCAGCTCTCCGCGCACATCCAGGCGCACTCCGACCGGGTGAGCGGTGGTGACGCCAAGCTCAACCAGATGCCGGACGCGCTGTACAACCGGGGCAACGACCTGGAATGGGCCAAGGACGCCGTCGCGGACATCGACCACTACTACGCGCACTGGGCCCAGAGCATGGGCCTCGAGGCCATGGACAACGGTCTGGTGCCCATCTCCAAGTTCCCGAAGGCCGTGGAACAGATGAGCCAGGACATGCGTAAGGTGGCCGTTCAGCTGTCCGACGGATACGTGGTGACGGTCAACAAGTTTCAGCCGATCGACACCTCGAGCACCACCTCGACCGACTACACCGGCAGCACGCCCGAGACCGTCGACACCACTCCCGAGGACGTCGACACGACCCCGGACGACGTGGACACCACGCCCGACGACTACGGCACGAACCCCGACGACTACGACACGACTCCCGGTGACTACGACACCACGCCGCAGGACTACGGCACGGACACCGGTGACGCCGCCACCACCACGGACTACGGCGCGGCGACCCCGGCCGGCTACGACGCCGCCACGGCGGACAACTACGACACCGCCGCGGCCGACGACTACAGCAGCGCGACGCCCGACGGTTACGGCACTTCCGCGGACGACTACAGCTCTCTCGCCGACGACGGCACCATCGGTACGGACGACACGCCCGCGGCCTACGACAGCAGCAGCGCGTCCGGCAGCGACTACGGCGACTACTCGTCGTCCGTGCCGGACGCCACCTCGACGGACAGCCCCACCACCTCCGACCTCTCGGACCTGTCGTCGGCCACCCCGGTGTCGTACGGCGCCACCCCGGGGCCGTCCTCGTCGAGCTCCGGTTCCCGCAAGGACGAGGACGAAACCTCCGATCCCTGGTCGGGACTCGACGAGGAGACGCCGAGCGGCTATGACGCCGGCGACCTGGATGACGGGACGGGCGTGGGGTCCGGGTCGGGCGGACTGGACAGCTCCGACCTGTCCACAGCCGCTCCCTCCGGGCTGGACGTGGGGGATCTGGACAGCGCTGGTGGTGGGAGCGGCACGGACGGTCTTGACACGTCCGGCCTCTCGTCGGCGACCCCGGACTACGACTCGGCCGACTCGGCCGGCAGCGCCGGGCAGGGGTCCGGGCTCGGGTCGTCGGGGATGCCGATGATGCCGGGATCGGGTGCTGGAGGCTCGGATTCGTCGTCGACGGATCCGTCGGACGCGTCCGGTCTGCTGAGTGAGTCGGCGGATCCCTGGGCCGCGACGGACGTGCCCTCCGGTGATGAAGGGCTGGGCGGCGACGTCGCCTCGGCGACCCCGGCGAACTGGGCGACCCCGGCGAACTGGGCGACCCCGGCGAACTGGGCGACCCCGGCGAACTGGGCGACGGACCCGGGGACGCAGGACGCCGGTGCGGCCGGCGACTCCCGGAGCTCCGGGGATTCGTCCGGGGATTCGTCCGGACTCGGATCGCCGGGGATGCCGATGATGCCGGGATCGGCTGCTGGAGGCTCGGATTCGTCGTCGACGGATCCGTCGGACGCGTCTGGTCTGCTGAGCGAGTCTGCGGATCCCTGGGCCGCCACCGAGCAGGGGACCGGCACCGAAGGGCTGGACGGGATGACGGCCGCCGCCGCCCCGGCACACTGGGCGAAGGCTCCGGACGAGGCCGAGCAAGCGGTGGCCGAGACGTCTCCCTTCGCGGTGCAGGGACTTTCGGGAGGCGGTGCGCCCGCGGTGCCGTTGCTACCCGCCGGGGCCGCACGGGACCGGGAGCGGACGGCGGACCAGTCTGACGCCTCGGCGCTGCTCGAGTCGGGAACGATTGAGTGGGGGGCGGACGTTGGGATCGCTCCGGTCGAGGCCGATCCGGGACCGGAGGTTCGGCGGGAACCCGAGCCGGTGCGGGCCGGCATCGGTGGGCCGGTGGCGTCCCCGGCATCTCCGGCGGACGACCTGGACGATGTCTGGTCCGGTCTCGGAGTGGGCGGTGCGGTGGACCTGGGCGGCGTGGGCGGCGTGGGGGACGGGGGCGGCGTTGGCGGTTTGGGCGGCGTTGAGGGTGCGGGCGGCACAGCGGGTGCGGGCGACCTGGATGGTGTGGGCGGCGTGGACCCGGCCCCGGGGGTTCGAGAGGCCACCGGTGGCCGGCTCGGTGACTCGTTTCCCGTGCCGTTTCCCGTGCCGCCGGTCGCCCCGCTGCCGGTTTCATCACGGCCGGATTCAGGGCCGTCGGATTCAGGGCCGCCAGCTTCAGGACTGCGGGCTTCAGGACTGCCGGCTTCAGGACTCCCGGGCGGAGCGGCCCACCAGGACGAGGTTCAGCCGGACGACTGGTTCGCTCTGCTCGACGAACCGGACGACGAGGTTCCGCAACCCGACCGCCCGGCTGCTCCGGGCGTCCCGGATTTTGTTGTATCGCAAGCGGATACGGCTGGAGAGGTACCGATCGTCGGGCTGGTTCCGGCCCGGAACGTCCCCCCGGCGCAGGAGGAACCGCAGGCGGCCGGGCCTCTCGGCGAGCCGCTGTGGGCCGCTCAAGACCTGGAAGACGATGTCGCGGAGGACTTCTCCCGATGGGGAATGGGTGATGCCGGACTGCTGTCCGCCTTCCTGAGCGGTGACGACCCAACGCCTCAACGGGTCGCGATGGGGACGACGGCACGCGAACCAGAACTGGTCGCGACGGTTTTCCAGGTCGGTCGGTCCAGTGCCGGGGTGGTGCGGATCGTCGAGAAGCAGCGCCTCAGCTGTGGCGACGGTCCGCTGAACGAGCCGGACGAGCCCCCGGCCGACGAGGTGGACGAAGAGACCGGTGAGGACGTCCGCAAGACCACGGCCGCGGACCTGCTGAGCGGGGACGACAGCGACTGGGGAACCGGGCGATGA